The candidate division KSB1 bacterium genome includes a region encoding these proteins:
- a CDS encoding DUF3160 domain-containing protein, with amino-acid sequence MRRVLWAGSIQILPCPGHSRTGMLTDIREPLHTPFGTYLPYVACVQPLLPPLDAGCDFRNVRNIHSFKLGDAELQGLGEKGFVVAPCSRVEGGRIVTCREVFDLDLGARERNIPILVTSDAMLHTVHLVFDRRSPFFTLSSLLLTQAFGRAPVGGQPALAPWEDICRPSVFPARKSDDLAHPSYLRLAYGAYGHDFLQLPPDVVADPQRLQGLLPLTQCLPGPKIAYSDQPQELRLMGQRFIPDSSVLDQVVVNGIDDPCSMPRDLDGRAALGSERAYELLQQTRDWSLYPSYRARLDSLRRELATYPPGARDQNLYGNRLSCLMPLLVPKGFGCPSWIQTSIWLDKDLHAALALWAQLQHDRVLYTEQSGTERAGRSEPKAPGTQGYVQPNVHLFARLATLARFLQERHAGRNLLFPGFRPSLETLHHLLLEVVPIPQRELKNQSLSGAQYRRILHIGLTLQQIATTRPAPLPALVEDAGTAPVVADVHTDANSGFVLEVGVGYPYAVYAICPVEGKTALARGAGFSHFEFPWPMTDRPTDETWRQMLKAGGKPAEPPRALRFLSASVRAVPSVRSARTECVREQAVGLSLPEDAVPIGDTLRAVADGVFSQASVWLEDADGSHRSGTVFRPPEDRKTEVRIATHGLAPCCGWVFVTVPAEPNPAGLSERTAWRRVSLPSAQSAGPVDDRLPERFKLAAAYPFPFTLSTAIEYRLPVAEAIRLEVVDLRGRVLRILREGRGRSWKTSRLLGRHGRARQGLASGAYLVRLQAKTEVRVRKVMLLH; translated from the coding sequence ATGAGAAGGGTGCTGTGGGCAGGGTCGATCCAAATCCTCCCCTGCCCCGGACATAGCCGGACCGGGATGCTCACGGATATCCGCGAGCCCCTCCACACGCCCTTCGGCACCTACCTGCCGTACGTAGCCTGCGTGCAGCCTTTGCTTCCGCCCCTCGACGCGGGCTGCGACTTCCGCAACGTGCGGAACATTCACTCCTTCAAGCTCGGCGACGCCGAGCTGCAGGGACTCGGGGAAAAGGGGTTCGTGGTGGCTCCTTGTAGTCGGGTAGAGGGCGGCCGGATCGTGACCTGCCGGGAGGTATTCGACCTCGACCTCGGTGCCCGGGAGCGGAACATTCCCATCCTGGTCACTTCCGACGCGATGCTCCATACCGTCCATCTGGTCTTCGATCGCAGAAGCCCGTTTTTCACGCTGAGCAGCCTCCTGCTGACCCAAGCTTTCGGCCGTGCTCCGGTGGGGGGCCAGCCGGCTCTCGCTCCCTGGGAGGATATCTGTCGGCCCAGCGTTTTTCCCGCGCGAAAAAGCGACGATCTTGCGCATCCTTCGTATCTGCGCCTCGCGTACGGCGCCTACGGCCACGATTTCCTGCAGCTTCCGCCTGACGTCGTGGCGGATCCACAGCGCCTACAGGGCCTTCTTCCGCTGACCCAGTGCCTGCCTGGTCCCAAGATCGCGTATTCGGACCAGCCCCAGGAACTTCGGCTGATGGGCCAGCGCTTCATCCCCGACTCCTCCGTCCTCGACCAGGTGGTCGTTAACGGGATCGATGATCCCTGTTCCATGCCCCGCGACCTTGACGGGAGGGCTGCCCTCGGATCCGAGCGCGCGTACGAGCTTCTTCAGCAGACGCGGGACTGGAGTCTGTACCCGTCCTACCGAGCCAGGCTCGACAGCCTGCGTCGTGAGCTCGCCACGTACCCGCCCGGTGCTCGGGACCAGAATCTGTACGGAAACCGGCTCTCTTGCCTGATGCCGCTCCTGGTCCCCAAGGGATTTGGCTGCCCAAGCTGGATCCAGACGTCGATCTGGCTGGACAAAGACCTCCACGCGGCGCTTGCCTTGTGGGCCCAGCTGCAGCACGACAGGGTCCTCTACACCGAGCAGAGCGGGACCGAGCGGGCCGGCCGTTCCGAGCCGAAAGCCCCAGGGACACAAGGCTACGTGCAACCCAATGTGCACCTCTTCGCCCGTCTCGCCACCCTGGCCCGTTTCCTGCAGGAGCGCCACGCCGGTCGAAACCTGCTCTTCCCGGGCTTCCGTCCGAGCCTCGAGACGCTCCACCACCTTCTCTTGGAGGTCGTGCCCATTCCGCAGAGGGAGCTCAAGAACCAGTCCCTGAGCGGCGCACAGTACCGGAGGATTCTGCACATCGGCCTGACGCTGCAGCAGATTGCCACGACACGGCCCGCTCCCCTGCCGGCTTTGGTTGAGGACGCTGGGACGGCGCCCGTCGTAGCCGACGTCCACACCGACGCAAATTCAGGCTTCGTGCTGGAGGTCGGGGTTGGCTATCCGTACGCGGTTTACGCGATCTGCCCGGTGGAAGGAAAGACGGCGCTGGCGAGGGGTGCGGGCTTTTCTCATTTTGAATTCCCGTGGCCCATGACCGACCGGCCTACCGACGAGACCTGGCGCCAGATGCTCAAGGCAGGCGGCAAACCTGCGGAGCCGCCTCGGGCACTCCGATTCCTCAGCGCCTCCGTGCGAGCCGTCCCCTCCGTGCGTTCGGCGCGGACCGAGTGTGTGCGCGAACAAGCGGTCGGCCTCTCGCTGCCAGAAGACGCCGTCCCGATCGGCGATACCCTTCGGGCTGTCGCCGACGGGGTTTTCTCTCAGGCAAGCGTGTGGCTCGAGGACGCTGACGGAAGCCATCGGTCCGGCACGGTCTTCCGCCCGCCCGAAGATCGCAAGACAGAGGTGCGTATTGCCACGCACGGCCTCGCCCCTTGCTGTGGATGGGTGTTCGTCACCGTGCCCGCGGAGCCCAACCCCGCCGGGCTGTCCGAACGGACAGCCTGGAGACGCGTTAGCTTGCCGTCTGCCCAATCTGCTGGGCCGGTCGATGACCGCCTGCCGGAGCGCTTCAAGCTCGCGGCCGCCTATCCCTTTCCGTTCACGCTGTCCACCGCGATCGAGTACCGTTTGCCGGTTGCGGAGGCTATTCGCCTGGAGGTCGTGGATCTGCGGGGACGCGTGCTGCGCATCCTGCGCGAGGGCCGTGGGCGCTCCTGGAAGACGTCGCGTCTCTTGGGACGGCACGGACGAGCGCGGCAGGGGCTCGCAAGCGGCGCCTATTTGGTTCGGCTGCAGGCCAAAACAGAAGTCCGCGTTCGAAAGGTAATGCTTTTGCACTGA
- a CDS encoding T9SS type A sorting domain-containing protein: MDLYAGAAVACVASFSSSGHEPPARAFAAVGSKIYRACLPTLFWEPVFEVPGGSVQVLLPEDPRFPCGGLWAAGKDSAGRAWIARSADCGDQWSLELPELPFTGSSCQLAVYPARAPRLYASVENAILVSCDGGSTWRTSLTAEPGVSFASLGVDPQNPDHLWAGASRAPTGTPYLWESFDGGHSWYGLLRAGASTVGGIVRLLADPSVEGRVYLATDRDGVWVYSNPYSRDAVVLTLRLQKTGILLDEKLAAEIEHVLGVARAADESLRTIHTLPDYVPNELIVACEPSAPWLEAWQRGQIRTGYPAIDTLAAQYGLVEIRSVGSEATQFLLVFGAPLRAPALATLYEAVPGVLRAAPNGIAGDGDRIFAFKKNGLWHFVFSRGWGDCPSGCIDRKYWYVVVEGDRARVEEIWQQQFRMPRVHRWNIPERFPATVFPDFTAVLEALESPEWWVRRHAVEVCGLLLEKDEPVLVEDGSNRSLYGRLRDEARARRTELLVQLQRRTGDEDPDVQAAAGRALNRLHGLPAESFQFLFPLRTGNRWSFRSDLEWAVGETVRVDGRNYLSLRRYSVFGPCLVRWEDTGQLYVRDGKREQLWLDFSAEVGGTWTVTSPDSQLLWDVELQSKDDTVSVPAGRFVGCYRFWYHFHGADFDWVEWYAPGVGPVKLRLLGFALIDHPLESARVCGIELPLPSGSSPSPPSPIRFQLLPPYPNPGRESLQLFCLAPPAEPLDVGIYDLRGRLIRKLQPRWTQAGRYLLVWDGWNEDGKRVPSGVYLVRARAGEAVAVRKITLVR; encoded by the coding sequence ATGGATCTCTATGCCGGGGCTGCGGTGGCTTGCGTCGCCAGCTTCAGTTCCAGTGGACACGAGCCACCTGCCCGAGCCTTCGCCGCCGTGGGGAGCAAGATCTACCGCGCTTGCCTCCCTACCCTGTTCTGGGAACCCGTGTTCGAGGTGCCCGGTGGAAGTGTCCAGGTCCTCCTACCGGAGGACCCTCGTTTCCCGTGCGGGGGCCTCTGGGCCGCAGGGAAAGATTCCGCCGGCCGCGCCTGGATCGCCCGGTCGGCCGATTGCGGGGATCAATGGAGCCTGGAGCTTCCGGAACTTCCCTTCACAGGAAGCTCTTGTCAACTGGCAGTGTACCCTGCGCGAGCGCCCCGCTTGTACGCGAGCGTAGAGAACGCCATCCTCGTGTCCTGCGACGGGGGATCCACGTGGCGGACATCTCTCACGGCCGAGCCCGGCGTGTCCTTTGCCTCGCTTGGGGTGGATCCCCAGAATCCCGATCACCTCTGGGCTGGGGCTTCGAGGGCACCCACAGGCACCCCATACCTGTGGGAGAGCTTCGATGGAGGGCACTCCTGGTACGGGCTCCTGCGAGCCGGGGCCAGCACGGTCGGTGGTATCGTCCGCCTTCTCGCCGATCCAAGCGTTGAAGGTAGAGTTTACCTCGCTACCGATCGGGATGGCGTCTGGGTCTACTCCAATCCCTACAGTCGGGACGCCGTTGTCCTCACGCTTCGCCTGCAGAAAACCGGGATCCTGCTGGACGAGAAGCTGGCGGCTGAGATCGAGCACGTTCTGGGCGTGGCGAGGGCGGCGGACGAGAGCCTACGCACCATCCACACGCTCCCGGATTACGTCCCTAACGAGCTGATCGTTGCCTGTGAGCCCTCGGCGCCCTGGCTCGAGGCCTGGCAACGTGGCCAGATCCGGACGGGGTACCCTGCTATCGACACGCTGGCGGCCCAGTACGGGCTGGTCGAGATCCGTTCCGTTGGGTCGGAGGCGACCCAGTTCCTGCTCGTCTTCGGCGCGCCGCTTCGGGCGCCAGCCCTGGCCACTCTCTACGAGGCGGTGCCGGGCGTGCTGCGCGCAGCTCCCAACGGGATCGCTGGCGACGGCGATCGGATCTTCGCCTTCAAGAAAAACGGCCTGTGGCATTTCGTCTTCAGCCGCGGCTGGGGCGACTGTCCCTCGGGCTGCATTGACCGGAAGTACTGGTACGTGGTCGTCGAAGGCGACAGGGCTCGGGTGGAGGAAATCTGGCAACAGCAATTTCGCATGCCTCGGGTGCACCGATGGAACATCCCGGAAAGGTTTCCGGCTACGGTGTTCCCCGACTTCACGGCAGTGCTGGAGGCGTTGGAAAGCCCTGAGTGGTGGGTGCGGCGACACGCTGTGGAGGTCTGCGGCCTCCTTCTGGAGAAAGACGAGCCGGTACTTGTCGAGGACGGGTCCAATCGCAGCCTCTACGGTCGGCTCCGCGACGAGGCTCGCGCCCGACGCACCGAGCTGCTTGTGCAGCTGCAACGCCGGACTGGGGATGAGGATCCCGACGTGCAGGCTGCAGCCGGCCGGGCCCTCAATCGTCTCCACGGCTTGCCGGCCGAGAGCTTCCAGTTCCTTTTCCCGTTGCGCACGGGCAACCGATGGTCTTTTCGTTCCGACCTGGAGTGGGCGGTGGGGGAAACGGTGCGCGTGGACGGCAGGAACTACCTCTCGCTGCGCCGCTATAGCGTGTTCGGACCGTGCCTCGTCCGCTGGGAGGATACGGGGCAGTTGTACGTGCGGGACGGCAAACGCGAGCAGCTGTGGCTCGACTTCTCGGCGGAGGTCGGAGGCACCTGGACCGTTACCAGTCCCGACAGCCAGCTCCTCTGGGATGTGGAGCTCCAGAGCAAGGATGATACTGTGTCCGTCCCGGCTGGCCGGTTTGTCGGATGCTACCGCTTCTGGTACCATTTCCACGGCGCGGATTTCGACTGGGTGGAGTGGTACGCGCCCGGAGTCGGTCCCGTAAAGCTCCGCCTTCTGGGGTTCGCCCTCATCGATCATCCGCTGGAGAGTGCGCGCGTTTGCGGGATCGAGCTGCCGCTGCCCTCCGGAAGTTCCCCCTCGCCACCTTCCCCCATCCGATTCCAGCTCCTTCCGCCCTATCCCAATCCGGGGCGGGAATCTTTGCAGCTCTTCTGCCTTGCGCCCCCAGCGGAACCGCTTGACGTGGGTATCTACGATCTTCGAGGCCGGCTGATCCGAAAACTACAACCCAGATGGACACAGGCCGGCAGATACTTACTCGTCTGGGATGGCTGGAACGAGGACGGAAAGCGGGTACCCAGCGGCGTTTACCTTGTCCGCGCTCGGGCAGGCGAAGCCGTGGCCGTCCGGAAGATCACCCTTGTCCGATAG